A genomic window from Candidatus Tanganyikabacteria bacterium includes:
- a CDS encoding TIGR02710 family CRISPR-associated protein has translation MSTTRSLRPPGPMTGDILVCSAGGSPEPVANAVRVGRPEFVFFLCSKTTSGTEGTDRVVAEKIAPDLECGHEIVALVHPDELEEVYKACRKIERAISRRHKGARVVANYTGGTKTMSLGLGVFALRSGWDLECNVGKRQDIIKITEGDTPMIQGAAAIRADDAWQLASKLVGRHDYEGAVAVADHCLRGLQTRDRQGAGRDLAEGRARWAVLAAWERLDYEEAAKLASLAGMSDETKRLKALLRARKLALGQEAWSMKDRVDGLDLVRDALENARHCAERSRYDDAFARLYRATELLAQVRLRRCHAAGTGDVKPDELPLADGDRQWLEGLRNPRSRRVEIGLWAAFMLLEKLGDPVGDYFMANEEALHGFVSVRNSSLLAHGLTPVSGKHWKDQGQAWDAWLTRALALAE, from the coding sequence ATGAGCACGACACGAAGCCTGCGGCCCCCGGGACCGATGACCGGAGACATCCTCGTCTGCTCCGCCGGCGGGTCGCCCGAGCCGGTCGCCAACGCCGTCCGCGTCGGGCGGCCCGAGTTCGTGTTCTTCCTCTGCTCAAAGACCACGTCCGGGACCGAGGGTACCGATCGCGTGGTGGCCGAGAAGATCGCCCCGGACCTCGAGTGCGGGCACGAGATCGTCGCACTGGTGCACCCCGACGAACTCGAGGAAGTCTACAAGGCGTGCCGGAAGATCGAGCGCGCGATCTCCAGGCGCCACAAGGGTGCCCGCGTCGTGGCCAACTATACCGGAGGAACCAAGACGATGAGCCTTGGGCTCGGGGTGTTCGCGCTGCGCAGCGGATGGGATCTCGAGTGCAACGTCGGCAAGCGCCAGGACATCATCAAGATCACCGAAGGCGACACCCCCATGATCCAGGGCGCGGCGGCCATCCGCGCCGACGACGCGTGGCAGCTCGCGAGCAAGCTCGTTGGTCGTCACGACTACGAGGGAGCGGTCGCGGTCGCGGATCATTGCCTTCGCGGGCTCCAGACACGGGATCGCCAGGGGGCAGGCCGGGATCTCGCCGAGGGCCGGGCGCGCTGGGCCGTGCTGGCTGCCTGGGAGCGCCTGGATTACGAGGAAGCGGCCAAGCTGGCGAGCCTGGCCGGGATGAGTGACGAGACGAAGCGCCTGAAGGCATTGCTACGGGCGAGGAAGCTCGCACTGGGCCAGGAGGCCTGGAGCATGAAGGATCGAGTCGACGGCCTCGACCTGGTCAGGGACGCCCTGGAGAACGCGCGCCACTGCGCGGAGCGGTCCCGCTACGACGACGCCTTTGCGAGGCTCTACCGGGCGACCGAGCTGCTCGCCCAGGTGCGCCTGCGCCGCTGCCACGCAGCCGGAACCGGGGACGTCAAACCGGACGAGCTCCCCCTCGCGGATGGCGACAGGCAGTGGCTGGAAGGGCTGCGAAACCCGCGATCGCGGAGAGTCGAGATCGGGCTGTGGGCGGCCTTCATGCTGCTAGAAAAGCTCGGAGACCCTGTGGGGGACTACTTCATGGCCAACGAGGAGGCCCTTCACGGGTTCGTCAGCGTGAGGAACTCGTCCCTGCTCGCCCACGGTCTCACGCCGGTTTCCGGGAAACACTGGAAGGACCAGGGCCAGGCGTGGGACGCCTGGCTGACCCGGGCGCTTGCCCTCGCCGAGTAG
- a CDS encoding Uma2 family endonuclease, which produces MATQSSHGRYTWEKFRALPDDGRRYELVDGELYEMPSPTGTHQIIAFNCALLFDAAISMPAEGIVILDIDVRFSRHRAARPDLVLLSPGRRDRYKETHIAGAPDLILEVLSPSNEAHDRVRKLGWYDRYGVQEYWIAHQDRIRLEILRRGEDGHLGWPVALGPGDRLATPLLPRLDARVDQLFDRLPSPLGQDVPD; this is translated from the coding sequence ATGGCCACGCAATCCAGCCACGGCCGATACACGTGGGAGAAGTTCCGCGCCTTGCCCGACGACGGCAGGCGCTACGAGCTCGTCGACGGGGAGCTCTACGAGATGCCATCGCCGACCGGGACGCACCAGATCATCGCCTTCAACTGTGCCTTGCTGTTCGACGCGGCCATTAGCATGCCCGCCGAGGGCATCGTCATTCTCGACATCGACGTCCGCTTCTCCAGGCACCGCGCCGCCCGGCCGGATCTCGTCCTTCTATCCCCCGGCCGGCGCGACCGGTACAAGGAGACCCACATCGCCGGTGCACCGGACCTCATCCTCGAAGTGCTTTCCCCGAGCAACGAAGCGCACGACCGCGTGCGCAAGCTGGGCTGGTACGACAGGTACGGCGTCCAGGAGTACTGGATTGCCCACCAGGACCGCATCCGTCTCGAAATCCTGCGGCGAGGTGAGGACGGCCACCTTGGCTGGCCCGTCGCGCTCGGTCCTGGCGATCGTCTTGCCACGCCTCTCCTGCCAAGGCTGGATGCCCGGGTCGATCAACTCTTCGACCGGCTGCCATCCCCGCTCGGACAAGACGTGCCCGACTGA